A portion of the Phyllopteryx taeniolatus isolate TA_2022b chromosome 15, UOR_Ptae_1.2, whole genome shotgun sequence genome contains these proteins:
- the LOC133465244 gene encoding histone H2AX-like isoform X1, with protein MSGRGKSGKARAKAKTRSSRAGLQFPVGRVHRLLRKGNYAERIGAGAPVYLAAVLEYLTAEILELAGNAARDNKKTRIIPRHLQLAVRNDEELNKLLGGVTIAQGGVLPNIQAVLLPKKTEKAIKPNTPRKRFSFLKTSIYMKKCQVTEAADQVQKPRFPPPQPLHPTLPRMNPEVFPGRLGDVTSPVFPGLSPAGFSFLRDVPGTPHQGPDTRATSSYSSLRESPDTFRRKLISAARIHDLFLLVTIPRSPDRDHS; from the exons atgtcTGGTCGTGGAAAGTCCGGAAAGGCAAGGGCGAAGGCCAAGACTCGTTCGTCCCGTGCTGGGCTGCAGTTCCCAGTTGGTCGGGTTCACAGGCTTCTCCGCAAAGGCAACTACGCCGAGCGTATCGGCGCCGGCGCTCCGGTCTACCTGGCGGCCGTGCTCGAGTACTTGACAGCTGAGATCTTGGAGCTGGCCGGAAACGCTGCTCGCGACAACAAGAAGACCAGAATCATCCCTCGCCATTTGCAGCTGGCCGTCCGCAACGACGAGGAGCTCAACAAACTTCTGGGCGGTGTCACCATCGCTCAGGGCGGCGTGTTGCCCAACATCCAGGCGGTTCTGCTGCCCAAGAAGACCGAGAAGGCCATCAAGCCCAA taCTCCGAGGAAAAGATTCTCTTTCCTGAAGACTTCCATTTACATGAAAAAAT GTCAGGTTACGGAGGCAGCAGATCAAGTACAGAAGCCCAGATTCCCtcctccccagccacttcacccaACTCTTCCGAGGATGAatcctgaggtgttcccaggtCGGCTGGGGGATGTAACCTCTCCAGTGTTTCCTGGATTGTCCCCGGCCGGGTTCTCCTTCCTccgggatgtgcccggaacacctcaccagggaccggatacccgagccacctcatcttactcttctctaagggagagcccggacacctttcggaggaaactcatttcggccgctcgtatccacgatctttttcttttggtcacgatCCCCAGATCCCCAGATCGTGACCATAGCTGA
- the LOC133465244 gene encoding histone H2AX-like isoform X3: MSGRGKSGKARAKAKTRSSRAGLQFPVGRVHRLLRKGNYAERIGAGAPVYLAAVLEYLTAEILELAGNAARDNKKTRIIPRHLQLAVRNDEELNKLLGGVTIAQGGVLPNIQAVLLPKKTEKAIKPKMILKSIMSGRGKAGKARAKARTRSSRAGLQFPVGRVHRLLRKGNYSQRVGGGSSVYLAAVLEYLTAEILELAGNAARDNKKTRIIPRHLQLAVRNDEELNKLLGGVTIAQGGVLPNIQAVLLPKKTEKANKNK, encoded by the exons atgtcTGGTCGTGGAAAGTCCGGAAAGGCAAGGGCGAAGGCCAAGACTCGTTCGTCCCGTGCTGGGCTGCAGTTCCCAGTTGGTCGGGTTCACAGGCTTCTCCGCAAAGGCAACTACGCCGAGCGTATCGGCGCCGGCGCTCCGGTCTACCTGGCGGCCGTGCTCGAGTACTTGACAGCTGAGATCTTGGAGCTGGCCGGAAACGCTGCTCGCGACAACAAGAAGACCAGAATCATCCCTCGCCATTTGCAGCTGGCCGTCCGCAACGACGAGGAGCTCAACAAACTTCTGGGCGGTGTCACCATCGCTCAGGGCGGCGTGTTGCCCAACATCCAGGCGGTTCTGCTGCCCAAGAAGACCGAGAAGGCCATCAAGCCCAA AATGATTTTGAAGT CGATCATGTCTGGGCGTGGCAAGGCTGGCAAAGCAAGGGCGAAGGCCAGGACTCGGTCTTCTCGTGCCGGGCTTCAGTTCCCGGTCGGGCGAGTCCACAGACTCCTCCGCAAAGGCAATTACTCGCAGCGCGTCGGTGGCGGCTCCTCCGTTTACCTTGCGGCTGTGCTCGAGTACCTGACCGCTGAGATCTTGGAGCTGGCTGGAAACGCTGCCCGCGACAACAAGAAGACCAGAATCATCCCTCGCCATTTGCAGCTGGCCGTCCGCAACGACGAGGAGCTCAACAAACTTCTGGGCGGTGTCACCATCGCTCAGGGCGGCGTTTTGCCCAACATCCAGGCGGTTCTGCTGCCAAAGAAGACCGAGAAAGCCAACAAGAACAAGTAA
- the LOC133465244 gene encoding histone H2A-like isoform X2 → MSGRGKSGKARAKAKTRSSRAGLQFPVGRVHRLLRKGNYAERIGAGAPVYLAAVLEYLTAEILELAGNAARDNKKTRIIPRHLQLAVRNDEELNKLLGGVTIAQGGVLPNIQAVLLPKKTEKAIKPNTPRKRFSFLKTSIYMKKCYGGSRSSTEAQIPSSPATSPNSSEDES, encoded by the exons atgtcTGGTCGTGGAAAGTCCGGAAAGGCAAGGGCGAAGGCCAAGACTCGTTCGTCCCGTGCTGGGCTGCAGTTCCCAGTTGGTCGGGTTCACAGGCTTCTCCGCAAAGGCAACTACGCCGAGCGTATCGGCGCCGGCGCTCCGGTCTACCTGGCGGCCGTGCTCGAGTACTTGACAGCTGAGATCTTGGAGCTGGCCGGAAACGCTGCTCGCGACAACAAGAAGACCAGAATCATCCCTCGCCATTTGCAGCTGGCCGTCCGCAACGACGAGGAGCTCAACAAACTTCTGGGCGGTGTCACCATCGCTCAGGGCGGCGTGTTGCCCAACATCCAGGCGGTTCTGCTGCCCAAGAAGACCGAGAAGGCCATCAAGCCCAA taCTCCGAGGAAAAGATTCTCTTTCCTGAAGACTTCCATTTACATGAAAAAAT GTTACGGAGGCAGCAGATCAAGTACAGAAGCCCAGATTCCCtcctccccagccacttcacccaACTCTTCCGAGGATGAatcctga
- the LOC133465249 gene encoding histone H4 produces the protein MSGRGKGGKGLGKGGAKRHRKVLRDNIQGITKPAIRRLARRGGVKRISGLIYEETRGVLKVFLENVIRDAVTYTEHAKRKTVTAMDVVYALKRQGRTLYGFGG, from the coding sequence ATGTCAGGTCGCGGAAAGGGAGGCAAAGGTTTGGGGAAAGGAGGCGCCAAGCGTCATCGCAAAGTTCTCCGCGACAACATCCAGGGCATCACCAAGCCCGCCATCCGCCGCCTGGCTCGCCGCGGCGGCGTCAAGCGCATCTCGGGCCTCATCTACGAGGAGACCCGTGGCGTGCTCAAGGTCTTCCTGGAGAACGTCATCCGCGACGCCGTCACCTACACCGAGCACGCCAAGAGGAAGACCGTCACCGCCATGGATGTGGTCTACGCCCTCAAGCGGCAAGGACGCACTCTCTACGGCTTCGGCGGTTGA
- the LOC133465247 gene encoding histone H2B 7-like: MPELSKPAGKKGSKKAVAKSNNKGTRKRKRARKQTYGIYVYKVLKQVHPDTGISSKAMSIMNSFVNDIFERIASEASRLAHYNKRSTITSREIQTAVRLLLPGELAKHAVSEGTKAVTKYTSSK, encoded by the coding sequence ATGCCTGAGCTGTCGAAGCCCGCGGGTAAGAAAGGATCCAAGAAGGCGGTGGCGAAGTCCAACAACAAAGGAaccaggaagaggaagagagcCAGGAAGCAGACCTACGGCATCTACGTGTACAAGGTGCTCAAGCAGGTGCACCCCGACACCGGCATCTCGTCCAAGGCCATGAGCATCATGAACTCGTTCGTCAACGACATCTTCGAGCGCATCGCCTCCGAAGCCTCTCGCCTGGCTCACTACAACAAGCGCTCCACCATCACGTCCAGGGAGATCCAGACCGCCGTCCGCCTCCTGCTGCCGGGCGAGCTGGCCAAGCACGCCGTGTCCGAGGGCACCAAGGCCGTCACCAAGTACACCAGCTCCAAGTAA
- the LOC133465246 gene encoding histone H2A, embryonic-like, translated as MSGRGKAGKARAKARTRSSRAGLQFPVGRVHRLLRKGNYSQRVGGGSSVYLAAVLEYLTAEILELAGNAARDNKKTRIIPRHLQLAVRNDEELNKLLGGVTIAQGGVLPNIQAVLLPKKTEKANKPK; from the coding sequence ATGTCTGGACGTGGCAAGGCTGGCAAAGCAAGGGCGAAGGCCAGGACTCGGTCTTCTCGTGCCGGACTTCAGTTCCCGGTCGGTCGAGTCCATAGACTTCTCCGCAAAGGCAATTATTCGCAGCGCGTCGGTGGTGGCTCCTCCGTTTACCTTGCGGCGGTGCTCGAATACCTGACCGCTGAGATCTTGGAGCTAGCTGGAAACGCTGCCCGCGACAACAAGAAGACCAGAATCATCCCTCGTCATTTGCAACTGGCCGTCCGCAACGACGAGGAGCTTAACAAACTTCTGGGCGGTGTCACCATCGCTCAGGGCGGCGTGTTGCCCAACATCCAGGCGGTTCTGCTGCCCAAGAAGACCGAGAAGGCCAACAAGCCCAAGTAA
- the LOC133465245 gene encoding histone H2B-like, translated as MPESAKSLAKKGSKKAVAKATGKSGKGRKKARKQTYSIYVYKVLKQVHPDTGISSKAMSIMNSFVNDIFERIASEASRLAHYNKRSTITSREIQTAVRLLLPGELAKHAVSEGTKAVTKYTSSNDENCNHVITLETTF; from the exons ATGCCTGAATCTGCGAAATCATTGGCAAAGAAGGGCTCCAAGAAAGCTGTCGCCAAAGCGACGGGCAAGTCCGGCAAGGGAAGGAAAAAGGCGAGGAAGCAGACTTACTCTATCTACGTGTACAAGGTGCTCAAGCAGGTACACCCCGACACCGGCATATCGTCCAAGGCCATGAGCATCATGAACTCGTTCGTCAACGACATCTTCGAGCGCATCGCCTCCGAAGCCTCTCGCCTGGCTCACTACAACAAGCGCTCCACCATCACGTCCAGGGAGATCCAGACCGCCGTCCGCCTCCTGCTGCCGGGCGAGCTGGCCAAGCACGCCGTGTCCGAGGGCACCAAAGCCGTCACCAAGTACACCAGCTCCAA tgatgaAAACTGCAATCATGTCATAACTCTCGAGACCACATTCTGA